Genomic segment of Streptomyces sp. NBC_01210:
TCCGGGAACAGGCCGAGCCCGTCCGCCAGTTCGTACGCCCGGCAGAAGTGCGGCAGCGAGCGCGCCGACTGCAGACCGCCCACCATCGTGAAGTGCGACTGGTGTCCGGCCAGCCACGCCAGCAGCACCACACCCGTCTTGTAGAAGCGCGTTGGCGGCTGGAAGAGATGGCGGGACAACGCGACCGTCGGATCGAGGCGTTTACGGAACCCGGAGACATCACCCGTGTCCAGCACCCGTACCGCCTCGGCCGCCGACGGGCCCAGCGGGTCGAAGATCCCGAGCAGCGCATGGCTGAAGCCGTGCTCGTCACCCGCGATCAGTTCGGGGTAGTTGAAGTCGTCGCCGGTGTAGCACCGCACGCCTTCCGGGAGGCGACGGCGCAGGTCGATCTCGCGCTGGGCGTCCAGCAGCGAGATCTTGATGCCGTCGACCTTGTCCGGGTGGGCGGAGATGACGTCCAGGAGGACCGAGGTGGCCGCGTCCAGGTCGGCGGAGCCCCAGTAACCCTCCAGCGCCGGGTCGAACATCGGCCCCAGCCAATGCAGGATCACCGGTTCCGAAGCCTGCCGCAGCAGGTGGGAGTAGACGGCGAGATAGTCGTCGGACGTCCGCGCCGCAGACGCCAGCGCCCGCGACGCCATCACGATTGCCTGCGCCCCGCTCTCCTCCACCAGCGCCAGCTGCTCCTCGTACGCGTCGCGCACCTCCGCCAACGAGGGAGCCCCCGACGCCGACGAACCGGTGTCCGCCGAGGACCCAGCGCCCGACGCCAACGGACCGGCGCCCGCCGACGAACCAGCCCCCGACGCCAACGGACCGGCGCCCGCCGTCAGTTGGTCGGTACCGACACCGCACGCGATCCGGCCCCCCACCGCCTTCGCCTCCGCCGCCGAGCGCCGGATCAGCTCCGCCGCGCCCGCCCAGTCCAGGCCCATCCCGCGCTGCGCCGTGTCCATCGCCTCCGCCACGCCGAGCCCGTGCGACCACAGATGGCGACGGAAGGCAAGCGTCGCGTCCCAGTCCACGGCGGCGGGCGAGCCCCACGACGTATCGGCGTACGGGTCGGCGACGACATGCGCTGCCGAGAAGACCGTACGGGAGATGAGCGGCGCGCCTCCCGCGGCGAACACGGCCGGTTCGGTGCGGGGTTCGTACACCCCGTGCAGGAGCCGGATCGTCACAGCGACAGCTCCGGTACGTCGAACCGGCGGCCCTCGGCGGAGGACTTCAGGCCCAGCTCGGCGAGCTGCACACCGCGCGCGCCCGCCGGCAGGTCCCAGTGGTACGGCTCGCCGAGCGCGACATGGCGCAGGAACAGTTCCCACTGCGCCTTGAAGCCGTTCTCGAACTTCGTGTTGTCCGGGACCTCCTGCCACTGGTCACGGAAGGACTCCGTCGCGGGCAGGTCCGGGTTCCATACCGGCTTCGGGGTGGCGGAGCGGTGCTGGACGCGGCAGCGGCGCAGGCCCGCGACCGCCGAGCCGTGGGTGCCGTCGACCTGGAACTCGACCAGTTCGTCGCGGTTCACGCGCACCGCCCAGGAGGAGTTGATCTGGGCGACGACCCCGCCCTCCAGCTGGAAGATGCCGTACGCGGAGTCGTCCGCGGTCGCCGCGTACGGCTTGCCGCGCTCGTCCCAGCGCTGCGGAACGTGCGTGGCTACCTGCGCCGTCACACTCGTCACCCGGCCGAACAGCTCGTGCAGTACGTACTCCCAGTGCGGGAACATGTCGACGACGATGCCGCCGCCGTCCTCACCGCGGTAGTTCCAGCTCGGACGCTGCGCCTCCTGCCAGTCGCCCTCGAAGACCCAGTAGCCGAACTCTCCTCGCACGGACAGGATGTCGCCGAAGAAGCCGCCGTCGACGAGCCGCTTCAGCTTCAGCAGCCCCGGCAGAAAGATCTTGTCCTGGACGACGCCGTGCCTGATCCCGGCGGCCTCGGCCAGGCGCGCCAGCTCCAGTGCGCCGACCAGGTCGGTCGCGGTCGGCTTCTCGGTGTAGATGTGCTTGCCCGCCGCGATCGCCTGCTTGATCGCGGTGACGCGGGCGGAGGTGACCTGCGCGTCGAAGTAGATGTCGACGCTGTTGTCGGCGAGTACGGCGTCGAGGTCGGTCGACCAGTGCGTGAGGCCGTGCCGTTCGGCGATCTCGCGCAGCGCGTGCTCGCGGCGGCCGACGAGGACCGGCTCGGGCCAGAGAACCTCGCCGCCCCCGAGGTCCAGGCCGCCCTGTTCGCGGATCGCAAGGAGGGAGCGCACCAGATGCTGGCGGTACCCCATCCGGCCCGTGACGCCGTTCATGGCGATGCGCACAGTCCTGCGTGTCACGAAGTTGCCTCCATGTCCCCTCGATGGTTCCGAGTTCCCTCGATATGACCGTAGCAAGCGCTTTCTACACGGTATGAAGCTAGCCTGCCGACAGCAGCCCGGACAAGGGCTCGGTTCCATCTCCCGCGGAGGAAAGCGATGACAGTCACCCTGGCGGATGTGGCGGCGCGCGCCCGGGTGTCCCCGGCCACCGTCTCCCGTGTGCTCAACGGCAACTACCCGGTCGCCGCGTCGACGCGGGAACGGGTGCTGCGCGCGGTCGACGAGCTCGACTACGTACTGAACGGCCCGGCGAGTTCGCTCGCCGCGGCCACCTCCGACCTGGTCGGCATCCTCGTCAACGACATTGCCGACCCGTTCTTCGGGATCATGGCCGGGGCCGCCCAGACCGAGATCAGCGGGCAGGAGGGGTCCGGACGGGCGGGCGGCGAGAAGCTGGCCGTCGTCTGCAACACCGGGGGCTCACCGGAGCGCGAGCTGACCTATCTCACCCTGCTCCAGCGGCAGCGGGCCGCGGCCGTCGTGCTGACTGGCGGCGCACTGGAGGACCCGGACCACATCGCGGCGATGACCTCGAAACTGGCGAAGCTCGCGGACGCGGGCACCCGTGTGGTGCTCTGCGGCCGGCCGCCGCTCCCGGGCAGCGACGCCATCGTCGCCGCCCTCGCCTTCGACAACCGGGGCGGCGGACGGCGACTCACCGAGCATCTGCTCGCGCTCGGCCACCGAACGATCGGATACGTCGCGGGGCCCGCGGAGCGCACCACGACGCGCCACCGCCTGGAGGGCCACCGGGCCGCGCTGGCCGCCGCGGGGCTCGACGAGAACCAGGACCGGCTCACCGTGCACGGTCCGTACGCCCGCCGCTCCGGCTATGACGCCACGCTCGAACTGCTGCGCCGCGAACCGGAGTTGACGGCGATCGTGGCCGCGAACGACACGGTCGCACTGGGCGCCTGCGCGGCCCTGCGAGACCAGGGCCTGCGCATCCCGGAGGACATCTCGGTGGCCGGCTTCGACGACCTCCCGTTCTCGGTGGACGCGGTGCCGGCGCTGACGACCGTACGACTGCCGCTGTACGAGGCGGGGGCGCGGGCGGGCCGGCTGGCGATGGGCAAGGAGGCGCCGCCGCCGGGGGGCATCGCGACGATCGGCGCGGAGCTGATGGCACGGGCGTCGACGGCGCCTCCCGGGAAGAGGTGAGCCTGTTGGCGCGCGCACTCTGAAGGGCACTCGGGCGTACGCGCCAGGGGTGGCGGATGGCGCGGAGCCGTCGCCGCCGTCGGCCGCTGACCACCAGCAAGTGGAAACGTGCTCCTTCGATTTCCCGTCGTACGGTCCGTGGACAGCAGCGTGGCATTCCGACGGCGGTGGTCCGGTCGCTGCCCGCGACCGGGAGCGACCACCCGCTCGTCGCCGCTCACATCAGGCTCTGACAGGGAGCACCGTCCCGCCGGCACAGGGCTTGCCGGTGCCCGGGTTGCGCCATACCGTTGACTCAGTCAAGGGACAAGCTCGGAGCAGCTCATGCCGATCCATGAAATCCGCGCCTTCAACCGCTTCTACACCAACCTCATCGGCGCGCTCGACTACAGCAAGCACCTCTACACCCCGTACACGCTGACCGAATCGCGCGTGCTGTACGAACTCGCCCACAGCCCCCGTACCGACGCCGCCGACCTGCGCGCCGAGCTCTCGCTCGACGCCGGGTACTTGAGCAGGCTGCTCGCCAAGTTCGAGCGGGACGGGCTGGTCGGGCGGGCGCCCTCCGATCTCGACCCGCGGCGGCAGCGGATAACCCTCACCGCCCGTGGGCGCGAGGCCGCGGCCCTCCTCGACGAGCGCTCGCGGGAGGCCGTCGGGGCGATGCTCGCCAAGGTGCCGTCGGAGGAGCGGCCGCGGCTGGCCACGGCGATGCGGACCGTACGCGAGATCCTCGGCCGCGGCCGGCCCGCGCACCGCGAGGGCCCGGTGCTGCGCGATCCGGGTCCCGGCGACCTCGGCTGGATCGTGCAGCGGCACGGTGCGCTGTACGCCGCCGAGTACGGCTGGAACGCCGACTTCGAGGGCCTCGTCGCCCGGATCGTCGCGGACTTCGCGCAGGACCACGACCCTCATCTGGAGCGGGTGTGGATCGCCGAGCTGGACGGGCGTCCGGTGGGCTCGGTCATGTGCGTACGGGACGACGCCCCGGCGACCGCACGCCTGCGGCTGCTGCTCGTCGAACCGGACGCGCGCGGGCACGGGCTCGGCGACCTGCTGGTGCGCACCGTCGTGGATTTCGCGCGCGAGGTGGGGTATCGAGAACTGGTGCTGTGGACCAATGAGGTACTGGCCGGGGCCCGCCGGATCTATCAGCGGGCCGGGTTCACCCTCGTCGCCGAGAAGCCGCACCGCTCGTACGGAGCCGACCTGGTCGGCCAGGACTGGCGGCTGCCCCTGCTGGAAGGAACGGTCAAGTGAAGTTCGCCTTCTCCACCCTCGGTGTGCCGGGCATGCCGGTCGCCGATGTGGTCGCGCTCGCTGTGGAGGCCGGCTACCAGGGAGTCGAGCTGCGCGCCCACCCCGAGGAGCCGGTGCATCCGGGGATCGGCGCGCAGGAACGGGCCTCCGTGGTGGCGGAGTTCGAGCGCGCGGGCGTGGAGATTCTCACCGTGTGCGGATACACTGGCGTCGCGGCCGCCGGTGACGACGCTCCGGTGTACGAGGAGCTCGACGAACTGATGTGGCTGGCCCACGACTTGGGCGCGCCGTATGTACGTGTCTTTCCCGGCGGCGGCGACCAGGACCCGGCCGTCGCCGAGGCCACCGCGGCCCGCCGGCTCGGGGCCGCCGCCGAGACCGCGGCCGGGCTCGGCGTGCGGATCCTGCTGGAGACGCACGACTCGCACCGCACCGGCGCCGATGTTTCGCGCATCCTTGGCCCGGTCGGCCACAAGAGCGCGGGCGCGATCTGGGATGTGGTGCACCCCTGGCTCGACGGCGAGACCCCGGCGGCGGCGCATGCCGCGCTCGCTCCCTTCCTCGGCTATGTCCAGGTCAAGGACGTCGCATCGGCCGACGACCTCGCGCCCCTGCCGCTGGGAGCGGGCGTACTGCCGCTCGCCGAGTGCCTGGCGACGCTCACCGAGGAGACGTGGCTGTGCTGGGAGTACGAGAAACGCTGGCATCCGGAGGCAGCTGACCTGCCGAGGCTGCTGGTGCCGGGACGGGAGCACCTGGAGCGCCTGCTCTCGACAGTGAGGTGAGCGCCACCCCGCCCACCAGCAGGACCGCCGCGCCCCAGCGCAGCGGGCTCACCGACTCGTCCAGCAGCAGCGCCGCGGAGGACATGCCGAAGACCGGCACCAGCAGCGAGAACGGCGCGACGGACGAGGCGGGGTAGCGGCGCAACAGGAAGCCCCAGGCGCCGAAGCCGAAGACCGTGGCGCCCCAGGCGACGTAGACGATGGTCCCCGCCCCGCTCCAGTCCAGGGAACGCAGCGCGTCCAGATCGGCCGCCGGGCCTTCGAAGAGCAGGGAGAGCGCGAGGAGCGGCAGCACGGGCACGGTGGACACCCAGATCATGAAGTTCAGCGCGTCCGGCGGGGACGCCTTGCGGGTCAGCACATTGGACACACCCCAGCAGGCGGCGGCCGCGATGACGAGCAGGAAGGCGAGGACGGGGCCCGAAGCGCCTTCGTCGACGGCCGCGACGGCGATACCGGCCAGGGCGACGCTCATGCCCAGCACCCTCACCCTGCCGGGGCGTTCGCCGAGGGCGACGGCGGCGAATACCGCCGTGAAGACGGCCTGGATCTGCACGACGAGCGAGGACAGACCGGCCGGCATACCGCGGTCCATTCCGATGAAGAGCAGCCCGAACTTGGCGACGCCCAGGGCCAGTCCGACGCCGATCACCCATTTCCAGGCGACCTTCGGGCGGCCCACGAAGAAAACGGCGGGCAGCGCGGCCACCAGGAAGCGCAGGGCGGAGAAGAGCAGGGGCGGGAAGTGGCCGAGTCCGAGCTCGATGACGACGAAGTTCACTCCCCAGACGGCGGTGACGAGGACGGCGAGTGCCACATGTACGGGACGCATGGATCGAGGATCACCGGACTCAACCATGTAGCACCAGCGCGGGTTTCTTCATGGTGGAATTGAGCGTTGCTTACGAATGCCTGCTGAGGCTCTGACGAAAGGGAGGGCGGTCATGCTCGATCTGGGACGACTGCGCGCGTTGCACGCCGTCTCCGTCCATGGTTCCGTAGCCGCCGCGGCGATCGCCCTCGGGTACACCCCGTCCGCCGTGTCGCAGCAGATCACCAAGCTGGAGCGGGAGACCCGCACGACGCTGCTGGAACGGCAGGGGCGGGGCGTGGCGCTCACCGACGAGGCGCGTCATCTGGCCGCCACCGCACAGGAGTTGCTCGCGATCGTCGAGCGCGCGGAGACCACGCTGGAGGAGCGCAGGGGGCGGCCGACGGGGCGGCTCACCATCGGCGCCTTCGCCTCCGCCGCACGCGGTCTGCTGCCGGGAGTGCTCGCCGAGCTGGGCCGCGAGCACCCCGGGCTCGACGCCCGGATGACCGAGGTCGACCCTCATCTGTCCATCGATCTGGTGGCCCGGGGCATGATCGACGTCGCTGTCGCGCACGACTGGGACATCGCACCGCTGCCCGCACCGGAGGGGGTGGAGCAGGCGGTGATCGGCGATGACCTGTGCGATCTGCTGGTGCCGGGGGAGCATGCGCTGGCGGGGCGCGCTTCCGTACGCCGCGAGGAGCTGGCGGGCGAGCGCTGGATCTGCCAGCCGCCGGGTACGGTCTGCCACGACTGGCTGGTCCGTACGCTGCGGGCGGCGGGCTGCGAGCCGGATCTGGCCCACCGGGCCGAGGAGTACCACACCCAGATCGCGCTGGTCGCTGAGGGTCTGGGCATCGCGATGATCCCGCGCCTCGGCCGCGGAGCGCTGCCGGCGGGGGTGCGGGCGGTCAGCCTGGATCCGGTGCCGAAGCGCCGCCTGTACGCCCTGTGGCGCACGGGCGCGGCGCGGCGCCCGGCGATCACGGCGACGGTGGAGGCGCTCCAGCGCCACTGGATGGACACGGCGCGGGCGGGCGCGTGACGGGGGCCTGTTTGTTCCCCTACCCGCCCCTTCCCGAAACTGGGGCAGGCCCCAGACCCCGGAGCGGCAGCTTCGCGCCGCAGATGACAGGCTCGGTGCTCACCCCCGGCTTCGCGCCGCAAACCCGGGGCACCGAACGCCGACGGGCGCGCCAGGGGCCCCGCCCCCGTCCCTGGCAGGGGCAACCCACCGCGCACCCCGCCAGGGACCCGCACCCCGGGGCAACCCACCGCGCACCCCACAAGGGACCCGCACCCCGGGGCAACCCACCGCGCGCCCCGCCAGGGACCCGCACCCCACCGGCCCGCGCGCAGCGCGAAACGCCCCCGTGGTACCTCCCGCACCATTTCCGCTGAATCGCCGATTTACAGGAACCCGCACCCGCGCCCCTCCGTCTAACGGGCCGTACTGCTGGTGAGTCTCCGCAGAGCGGTGTCGGCCCTCGCTGCTGGCTGCGATCGCCGACCACCCCTCTCCAGCCGCCTGCGGCCGGCAGCACACCGCCACCGGTGCGCCCCCCTCCGACAGCGCCGGTGGCGGACCCCCGTCCCGGTGACCTTTCGCGCGCCGCGCGTCCTTTCTGTTGCCACACCCTTAACCTGGCAGTAACTTTCCGGCTGTCCGTGAATCCTTGGAAGTTTCCTTCAACTCCCTTGTCGAGCAAGGCCGGAAGGAGCACCCATGCACGACCGGAGCCTCTCCAGACGCACCCTCCTCACCGCGACCGCCGCGAGCGCCACGACCGCCCTCGCGGCGGGTGCCGTCGTCACCGCCTCCCCCGCCGTCGCCCGTCCCTCCCACCACCTCAAGCGGCTCATCGCCCGGATGAGCCTCGAGGAGAAGGTCGGCCAGCTCTTCGTGATGCGGGTGTACGGGCACTCCGCCACCGCCCCCGATCAGGCCGACATCGAGCTGAACATCAAGGAGATGGGCGTCCGCACCGCCGCCGAGCTGGTCGCCAAGTACCACGTCGGCGGCATCATCTACTTCGCCTGGGCGCACAACACCCGCGACCCGCACCAGATCGCCGACCTGTCCAACGGCATCCAGCGGGCCGGGCTCGCGCAGCCCACGCCCGTACCGCTGCTGATCTCCACCGACCAGGAGCACGGCATTGTGGCCCGTGTCGGCAGGCCCGCCACCCTGATGCCGGGTGCGATGGCGCTGGGCGCGGGCGGACCACGGTCCGGCGCCCGTACCGCCGCGCGGATCGCCGGGGCCGAGCTGGCCGCGGTGGGCATCGTCCAGAACTACGCTCCGGTCGCCGACGTCAATATCAACCCCGCCAATCCGGTTATCGGCGTACGGTCCTTCGGCGCCGACCCCCGGGCCGTCGCCGGTCTGGTCGCCGCCCAGGTCCGCGGCTACCAGAGCGCGGGCATCGCCGCGACCTCCAAGCACTTCCCGGGACACGGCGACACCACCGTCGACAGTCATACGGGCATCCCTGTCATCACGCACACCCGCGCGCAGTGGGAGGAGACCGACGCTCCGCCGTTCCGGGCGGCGATCGCCGCCGGCATCGACTCGATCATGACGGCGCACATCCAGTTCCCGGCGCTGGACCCGAGCAACGACCCGGCCACGCTCTCCCGCCCCATCCTCACCGGCATCCTGCGCGAAGAGCTCGGCTACGACGGCGTGGTCGTCACCGACGCGCTCAATATGCAGGGCGTGCGGGACAAGTACGGCGACCACCGGGTGCCGGTGCTCGCGCTCGCGGCCGGCGTGGACCAGCTGCTCAACCCGCCTGATCTGGCCGTCGCCCGGAACGGTGTCCTCAGCGCCGTCAAGAGCGGCGAGATCAGCGTGGCCCGCATCGAGGAGTCAATCCTCCGCATCCTCCTGCTCAAGGACAGACTGGGGCTGTTCCGCCATCCGTTCGTCTCCCACCGGGGCGTGGACCGCACCGTCGGCACCCGCGCGCACCTCGCCGCCGCCGACCGGATCGCCGAGCGGACGACCACGCTCCTCGTCAACGAGGACCGGCTGCTGCCACTGAGCCGGCGCGAGCACGGCAACCTCCTGGTCGTCGGCGCCGACCCCGCCTCGCCCACCGGCACGACCGGACCACCGACCACCGTCCTGGCGACGGCCTTCACCGAACTGGGCTTCACCGCCACCGCACTGTCCACCGGTATCACCCCGACCACCGCGAAGATCGACGAGGCAGTGGCGGCGGCCGGCGGCAAGGACGCCGTGATCGTCGGTACGTACAACGTCTCGGCGACCAGCAGCCAGCGCACCCTGGTGTCCAGGCTCGTTGCGACCGGCGTCCCGGTCGTCGTCCTCGCCATCCGTAATCCGTACGACATCGCCCAGCTCGGCGGCGCCCGGGCCGCGCTCGCCGCGTACTCCTGGACCGATGTCGAACTACGGGCCGCGGCACGGGTGATCTCGGGTCGCGCCGATCCCGAGGGGCGGCTCCCCGTACCCGTACAGCGGGCGGACGATCCGTCCCGCGTGCTCTACCCCATCGGCCACGGACTGTCGTACGACTGACATTCGGCCGACGTACAGCTGACGTACACGGACCGGCCGCGCACCCCCCTCACGCTCCCCCCAATTGTCCCGAAGCACCCCGTGCGTCTGGCGTGCGCCCGCCTCGGCGGGTCACGCTGGGCGGGGACCGGCCCGGAGCACGGAGGGCCGGTGGGGGTGGGGGTACAGATGCGTATGAAGCGGCGGTCCGCAGGGGCGGTGAGCACCCTGGCACCGGTAGTGGTACTGGTACTGGCGGTGGCGCTCACTGCCGCCTGCCGGCAGGCGACGGAAGGCACGGGTCCGGTCGCCGGCACCGGTATCGGCAGCCTCACCGCCACACCGTACGGATACGGTCTGGTCTTCCTGGGCCCCGGCGACTGCGGCTCGCGCGGCCGCGACTTCCGTGAAGTGCCGTGCACCAGCGAGAAGGCGGTGGCCCGGGTGATCGCCCGGTACGGCGGGAGGCCTTCGGCCGGCCCCACGTGCCCGGCCGCCACCGACTTCGTGCTGCATATCTCCGAGAGCCGCCCGGCGACCGACGAGGACGGCGATGGGGAGGTGGGACGGGGCTACGCCTGTATGCGCAATCTGGAGCCGCCGCATCCCGGTGACCCGGGCGGGGGCGGCGGTCCGCACACCGTTGTCGGCGACTGCGTCCACAACGCGAGCAAGGGCCAGGTGAAGGAGACCGCCTGCGACGGATCCGGCCCGCGGGCACCGGAGTTCAAGGTGGCGTCCGCGGTGACCGACAGGTCGCAGTGCCCGCCGTCCACCGCGCTCTATGTGCAGCTGGGCGGAGAAAAGCCGGTGGGCTGCGCCCGCCGCGTGTGAGGATCACGCGCGGCGCGCACAGCCCGCTGTCGCATACGCGGTTACGGCCTCAGTGCCGGCTCCCGCTGGATGTCCCGCTTGTCGAGCTTCGCGTCGTACTTCGTCAGTGGCTTCGCCTTCGCCGCGTCCTCCTGGACCGCGGCCGGAGCGACGCCCGCCCACTTCAGGATCGCTGCGGTGGCGGCCGCCTTCTGGTCCGGCACGAGGCCTGCGACGTTGGCGCCGTGGTTGGCGCCGGGCGCGGTGTACACATAACTGTCGCGGGCGCCCTTGCCGAGCCGGAAGCGCTCGCCGCCCCACGGGTCGTTCTCGCCGTAGATGAACATCATGTGGCGGGCGTTGTGCCGGACCCAGGTGTCGACATCGTTCATCACCCACGGCTTGAAGCGCATCGGGATGTCACGCGGCACAAAGTTCCGCGGCGGCTGGTACCCGTACCGGCTCAGCCCCTTGAGGTGCGGCTGCTTGATGTCGGGCGAGCCCAGCTCGGTGCCTGCCTGGTAGTAGTACGGCGTGTA
This window contains:
- a CDS encoding dihydrodipicolinate synthase family protein produces the protein MTIRLLHGVYEPRTEPAVFAAGGAPLISRTVFSAAHVVADPYADTSWGSPAAVDWDATLAFRRHLWSHGLGVAEAMDTAQRGMGLDWAGAAELIRRSAAEAKAVGGRIACGVGTDQLTAGAGPLASGAGSSAGAGPLASGAGSSADTGSSASGAPSLAEVRDAYEEQLALVEESGAQAIVMASRALASAARTSDDYLAVYSHLLRQASEPVILHWLGPMFDPALEGYWGSADLDAATSVLLDVISAHPDKVDGIKISLLDAQREIDLRRRLPEGVRCYTGDDFNYPELIAGDEHGFSHALLGIFDPLGPSAAEAVRVLDTGDVSGFRKRLDPTVALSRHLFQPPTRFYKTGVVLLAWLAGHQSHFTMVGGLQSARSLPHFCRAYELADGLGLFPDPVLAESRMKSLLSMYGVAQ
- a CDS encoding Gfo/Idh/MocA family protein, whose protein sequence is MTRRTVRIAMNGVTGRMGYRQHLVRSLLAIREQGGLDLGGGEVLWPEPVLVGRREHALREIAERHGLTHWSTDLDAVLADNSVDIYFDAQVTSARVTAIKQAIAAGKHIYTEKPTATDLVGALELARLAEAAGIRHGVVQDKIFLPGLLKLKRLVDGGFFGDILSVRGEFGYWVFEGDWQEAQRPSWNYRGEDGGGIVVDMFPHWEYVLHELFGRVTSVTAQVATHVPQRWDERGKPYAATADDSAYGIFQLEGGVVAQINSSWAVRVNRDELVEFQVDGTHGSAVAGLRRCRVQHRSATPKPVWNPDLPATESFRDQWQEVPDNTKFENGFKAQWELFLRHVALGEPYHWDLPAGARGVQLAELGLKSSAEGRRFDVPELSL
- a CDS encoding LacI family DNA-binding transcriptional regulator, which translates into the protein MTVTLADVAARARVSPATVSRVLNGNYPVAASTRERVLRAVDELDYVLNGPASSLAAATSDLVGILVNDIADPFFGIMAGAAQTEISGQEGSGRAGGEKLAVVCNTGGSPERELTYLTLLQRQRAAAVVLTGGALEDPDHIAAMTSKLAKLADAGTRVVLCGRPPLPGSDAIVAALAFDNRGGGRRLTEHLLALGHRTIGYVAGPAERTTTRHRLEGHRAALAAAGLDENQDRLTVHGPYARRSGYDATLELLRREPELTAIVAANDTVALGACAALRDQGLRIPEDISVAGFDDLPFSVDAVPALTTVRLPLYEAGARAGRLAMGKEAPPPGGIATIGAELMARASTAPPGKR
- a CDS encoding bifunctional helix-turn-helix transcriptional regulator/GNAT family N-acetyltransferase, which codes for MPIHEIRAFNRFYTNLIGALDYSKHLYTPYTLTESRVLYELAHSPRTDAADLRAELSLDAGYLSRLLAKFERDGLVGRAPSDLDPRRQRITLTARGREAAALLDERSREAVGAMLAKVPSEERPRLATAMRTVREILGRGRPAHREGPVLRDPGPGDLGWIVQRHGALYAAEYGWNADFEGLVARIVADFAQDHDPHLERVWIAELDGRPVGSVMCVRDDAPATARLRLLLVEPDARGHGLGDLLVRTVVDFAREVGYRELVLWTNEVLAGARRIYQRAGFTLVAEKPHRSYGADLVGQDWRLPLLEGTVK
- a CDS encoding EamA family transporter, which encodes MRPVHVALAVLVTAVWGVNFVVIELGLGHFPPLLFSALRFLVAALPAVFFVGRPKVAWKWVIGVGLALGVAKFGLLFIGMDRGMPAGLSSLVVQIQAVFTAVFAAVALGERPGRVRVLGMSVALAGIAVAAVDEGASGPVLAFLLVIAAAACWGVSNVLTRKASPPDALNFMIWVSTVPVLPLLALSLLFEGPAADLDALRSLDWSGAGTIVYVAWGATVFGFGAWGFLLRRYPASSVAPFSLLVPVFGMSSAALLLDESVSPLRWGAAVLLVGGVALTSLSRAGAPGAPVPAPAASAGQLPPDASVSRTPSTATSPR
- a CDS encoding LysR family transcriptional regulator, giving the protein MLDLGRLRALHAVSVHGSVAAAAIALGYTPSAVSQQITKLERETRTTLLERQGRGVALTDEARHLAATAQELLAIVERAETTLEERRGRPTGRLTIGAFASAARGLLPGVLAELGREHPGLDARMTEVDPHLSIDLVARGMIDVAVAHDWDIAPLPAPEGVEQAVIGDDLCDLLVPGEHALAGRASVRREELAGERWICQPPGTVCHDWLVRTLRAAGCEPDLAHRAEEYHTQIALVAEGLGIAMIPRLGRGALPAGVRAVSLDPVPKRRLYALWRTGAARRPAITATVEALQRHWMDTARAGA
- a CDS encoding glycoside hydrolase family 3 protein, with the translated sequence MHDRSLSRRTLLTATAASATTALAAGAVVTASPAVARPSHHLKRLIARMSLEEKVGQLFVMRVYGHSATAPDQADIELNIKEMGVRTAAELVAKYHVGGIIYFAWAHNTRDPHQIADLSNGIQRAGLAQPTPVPLLISTDQEHGIVARVGRPATLMPGAMALGAGGPRSGARTAARIAGAELAAVGIVQNYAPVADVNINPANPVIGVRSFGADPRAVAGLVAAQVRGYQSAGIAATSKHFPGHGDTTVDSHTGIPVITHTRAQWEETDAPPFRAAIAAGIDSIMTAHIQFPALDPSNDPATLSRPILTGILREELGYDGVVVTDALNMQGVRDKYGDHRVPVLALAAGVDQLLNPPDLAVARNGVLSAVKSGEISVARIEESILRILLLKDRLGLFRHPFVSHRGVDRTVGTRAHLAAADRIAERTTTLLVNEDRLLPLSRREHGNLLVVGADPASPTGTTGPPTTVLATAFTELGFTATALSTGITPTTAKIDEAVAAAGGKDAVIVGTYNVSATSSQRTLVSRLVATGVPVVVLAIRNPYDIAQLGGARAALAAYSWTDVELRAAARVISGRADPEGRLPVPVQRADDPSRVLYPIGHGLSYD